A genomic window from Lotus japonicus ecotype B-129 chromosome 1, LjGifu_v1.2 includes:
- the LOC130737085 gene encoding general transcription and DNA repair factor IIH subunit TFB4 isoform X1, translated as MPSAPSKLYADDVSLLVVTLDTNPFFWSTFSSPFSDFLSQVLAFLNSILLLGQLNQVVVIATGCNSCGYVYDSASDKNHASTTGTMPALYSNLLRNLEQFVARDQQLAAANHAPGTVPSSLLSGSLSMALCYIQRAFRSGPMHPQPRILCLHGSADGPEQYVAIMNAIFSAQHSTVPIDSCYIGSNNSAFLQQASYITGGIYYRPPQLDGLFQYLSTVFATDLHSRAFLRLPKSVGVDFRASCFCHKQTIDMGYVCSVCLSIFCEHHDKCSTCGSVFGQAQSDAASAASRKRKA; from the exons ATGCCTTCCGCTCCTTCAAAGCTCTACGCAG ATGATGTTAGCCTTCTCGTCGTCACGCTTGACACCAACCCTTTCTTCTGGAGCACTTTCTCCTCCCCGTTCTCCGATTTCCTCTCTCAGGTGCTCGCTTTTCTCAACTCGATCCTCCTCCTCGGTCAGCTTAACCAGGTCGTCGTCATCGCCACCGGGTGCAATTCTTGCGGCTACGTTTACGATTCCGCTTCCGATAAGAACCATGCTTCCACAACCGGCACCATGCCGGCGCTATATTCCAATCTGCTCCGCAACCTTGAACAGTTTGTTGCTAGGGACCAGCAATTAGCCGCGGCGAATCATGCACCGGGAACCGTTCCGTCTTCACTGTTATCAGGGTCATTGTCCATGGCTCTCTGTT ATATACAGAGAGCTTTTCGTTCAGGGCCGATGCATCCTCAACCTCGG ATTCTATGTTTGCACGGATCTGCTGATGGACCAGAGCA GTATGTGGCAATCATGAATGCAATATTTTCTGCGCAACATTCTACA GTTCCTATAGATTCTTGTTATATTGGTTCAAACAATTCAGCGTTCCTTCAGCAG GCTTCATACATTACCGGTGGCATATATTACAGGCCTCCCCAACTGGATGGGCTTTTTCAATATCTTTCA ACAGTTTTTGCAACTGATTTGCACTCTCGTGCCTTTTTACGGCTTCCTAAGTCTGTAGGTGTGGACTTTCGTGCCTC GTGCTTCTGCCATAAGCAAACAATTGACATGGGTTATGTATGTTCTGTATGCTTATCCATATTCTGCGAGCATCACGATAAGTGTTCAACCTGTGG GTCTGTATTTGGCCAGGCTCAATCTGATGCTGCCTCAGCAGCCAGTCGTAAAAGAAAGGCTTGA
- the LOC130737085 gene encoding general transcription and DNA repair factor IIH subunit TFB4 isoform X2: MPSAPSKLYADDVSLLVVTLDTNPFFWSTFSSPFSDFLSQVLAFLNSILLLGQLNQVVVIATGCNSCGYVYDSASDKNHASTTGTMPALYSNLLRNLEQFVARDQQLAAANHAPGTVPSSLLSGSLSMALCYIQRAFRSGPMHPQPRILCLHGSADGPEQYVAIMNAIFSAQHSTVPIDSCYIGSNNSAFLQQASYITGGIYYRPPQLDGLFQYLSTVFATDLHSRAFLRLPKSVGVDFRASCFCHKQTIDMGYVCSVCLSIFCEHHDKCSTCG, encoded by the exons ATGCCTTCCGCTCCTTCAAAGCTCTACGCAG ATGATGTTAGCCTTCTCGTCGTCACGCTTGACACCAACCCTTTCTTCTGGAGCACTTTCTCCTCCCCGTTCTCCGATTTCCTCTCTCAGGTGCTCGCTTTTCTCAACTCGATCCTCCTCCTCGGTCAGCTTAACCAGGTCGTCGTCATCGCCACCGGGTGCAATTCTTGCGGCTACGTTTACGATTCCGCTTCCGATAAGAACCATGCTTCCACAACCGGCACCATGCCGGCGCTATATTCCAATCTGCTCCGCAACCTTGAACAGTTTGTTGCTAGGGACCAGCAATTAGCCGCGGCGAATCATGCACCGGGAACCGTTCCGTCTTCACTGTTATCAGGGTCATTGTCCATGGCTCTCTGTT ATATACAGAGAGCTTTTCGTTCAGGGCCGATGCATCCTCAACCTCGG ATTCTATGTTTGCACGGATCTGCTGATGGACCAGAGCA GTATGTGGCAATCATGAATGCAATATTTTCTGCGCAACATTCTACA GTTCCTATAGATTCTTGTTATATTGGTTCAAACAATTCAGCGTTCCTTCAGCAG GCTTCATACATTACCGGTGGCATATATTACAGGCCTCCCCAACTGGATGGGCTTTTTCAATATCTTTCA ACAGTTTTTGCAACTGATTTGCACTCTCGTGCCTTTTTACGGCTTCCTAAGTCTGTAGGTGTGGACTTTCGTGCCTC GTGCTTCTGCCATAAGCAAACAATTGACATGGGTTATGTATGTTCTGTATGCTTATCCATATTCTGCGAGCATCACGATAAGTGTTCAACCTGTGGGTAA
- the LOC130737118 gene encoding lysM domain-containing GPI-anchored protein 1-like, with protein sequence MRMQQQQSTLLFLVVLLFHSLTTTTCKSTIEPCTNSDSCNALLGYTLYTDLKVSEVASLFGIDPISLLTANAIDISYPDAEHHILPPKLFLKIPISCSCVDGIRKSVSTSYKTRPSDTLSSIADSVYGGLVSADQLREANSITDPSVLDVGQSLVVPLPCTCFNGSDNSLPAIYLSYVVQPVDSLAAIAARYLTTLTDLMNVNAMGSTAISDGDILAVPIPACASNFPKSASDFGLLVPNGSYAITAGHCVQCSCGPRNLNLYCMPTSLSASCSSMQCKNSNLMLGNVTAQQSSAGCNVSSCSYDGLVNGTIATTLSASLQPRCPGLQEFPPLVAPPTSVEKDPTFASGPAPSPQSHGSGLPSPKSSGMPGLPGFSPANGPVSGISSGASAACSLVKPSPTLTSALVLLLAMLVIPVAL encoded by the exons ATGAGAATGCAGCAGCAGCAGAGCACACTGTTGTTCCTGGTGGTGCTACTCTTCCACTCTCTAACAACCACAACCTGCAAATCCACCATCGAGCCATGCACAAACTCAGACTCATGCAACGCGCTTCTCGGCTACACTCTCTACACCGACCTCAAAGTCTCCGAAGTCGCTTCCCTCTTCGGAATCGACCCAATCTCTCTCCTCACCGCCAACGCCATTGACATCTCTTACCCCGACGCCGAACACCACATTCTCCCTCCCAAGCTCTTCCTCAAAATCCCCATTTCCTGTTCCTGCGTTGACGGGATTCGCAAATCGGTGTCCACCAGCTACAAGACGCGTCCTTCTGATACCCTTTCTTCGATTGCTGACTCTGTCTATGGTGGGTTGGTCTCTGCTGACCAGCTTAGAGAAGCGAACTCTATCACTGACCCTTCTGTGCTTGATGTGGGTCAGAGCCTTGTGGTGCCTCTTCCTTGTACTTGCTTCAATGGCTCTGATAACTCTCTGCCTGCTATTTACCTCTCATATGTGGTTCAGCCTGTTGATAGTTTGGCTGCAATTGCTGCAAGGTATTTGACTACTCTCACTGATTTGATGAATGTTAATGCAATGGGGAGCACAGCTATTTCTGATGGTGATATCCTTGCTGTTCCAATACCGG CTTGTGCTTCGAATTTTCCAAAATCTGCTTCTGATTTCGGCTTGCTTGTCCCTAATGGAAGTTATGCTATCACAGCAGGCCACTGTGTGCAATGTAGTTGTGGACCACGAAACCTCAA TTTGTATTGTATGCCAACTTCTTTGTCTGCTTCTTGCTCTAGCATGCAATGTAAAAACAGCAATCTTATGCTCGGGAATGTGACAGCGCAACAGAGTAGTGCTGGTTGCAATGTTTCTTCTTGCAGTTATGACGGTCTTGTTAATGGCACCATAGCAACAAC GTTGTCGGCATCTCTTCAGCCTCGATGTCCAG GGCTGCAGGAATTCCCTCCTCTAGTTGCTCCACCTACATCTGTTGAGAAGGACCCTACGTTTGCATCCGGACCAGCACCATCACCGCAGTCGCATGGATCTGGTCTACCGTCACCAAAATCCTCAGGCATGCCTGGGCTTCCAGGATTCTCTCCTGCAAACGGCCCCGTTAGTGGGATCTCTTCCGGTGCTTCTGCTGCATGCTCTTTGGTGAAGCCATCACCAACTTTGACGTCTGCTCTCGTGTTATTACTTGCCATGTTGGTGATCCCTGTGGCACTGTAA